A region of Thermorudis peleae DNA encodes the following proteins:
- the dhaL gene encoding dihydroxyacetone kinase subunit DhaL translates to MPITSADVRRWLDAVTTVITEHSDELTQLDAAIGDADHGANMARGFQAVQAKLASLAPDADIGTILRTVAMTLIGTVGGAAGPLYGTFFLQLAQKTAGKQELSAQEWAEAFAAAVQGVMARGQAQPGDKTMVDALVPARDALQAALAEGVPFSQALAKAAEAAEAGMRATVPLVARRGRASYLGERSAGHQDPGATSSALILRAAATTWADAA, encoded by the coding sequence ATGCCCATTACAAGCGCGGACGTGCGCCGTTGGCTCGACGCCGTGACGACGGTGATTACGGAGCACAGCGACGAACTCACCCAGTTGGATGCAGCAATTGGCGATGCTGATCACGGCGCGAACATGGCGCGAGGGTTCCAGGCCGTGCAAGCCAAGCTTGCCAGCTTGGCCCCAGATGCTGACATCGGCACGATCTTGCGGACGGTCGCCATGACGTTAATCGGCACGGTCGGTGGTGCTGCCGGCCCGCTCTACGGCACGTTCTTCCTGCAACTGGCACAGAAGACTGCTGGCAAGCAGGAATTGTCCGCTCAGGAGTGGGCTGAGGCGTTTGCGGCAGCAGTGCAAGGCGTTATGGCGCGCGGGCAAGCCCAGCCAGGCGACAAGACGATGGTCGATGCCCTCGTCCCGGCGCGCGATGCCCTACAGGCAGCCCTGGCTGAAGGGGTACCGTTCAGCCAGGCATTGGCGAAAGCAGCCGAGGCCGCCGAAGCAGGCATGCGCGCCACCGTGCCGCTCGTCGCACGACGCGGGCGTGCGAGCTACCTTGGTGAGCGTTCGGCCGGCCACCAGGATCCAGGGGCAACCTCGTCCGCGCTGATTCTGCGGGCTGCAGCAACAACCTGGGCAGACGCAGCATAA
- a CDS encoding CapA family protein: protein MEKVTTIACTGDSMITRRVATMSDPATQALWAILRSADVAFTNLEVLPNDFCGTPVKDCGGTHLAARSWVLDELVALGFRLFACTNNHSLDYGIAGLETTIDALENRGLVYAGIGRSLAQARAPAYLDYGHGSIALLSCSSTFASGQEASDPRPDAPGRPGLNPLRFETVYEVTAEQFAALRAIAEQTGLEQKRLERIALGFLHPPEDPDLFPFLSGHFRVGERPAVRTHPHAGDQAAILARIRDAKRRADLVLLSVHAHEAGEHETEPAEFLIHFCRAAIDAGADLVVGHGPHRLRGMELYQGKPIFYSLGNFIAQNELVEFLPSDGYERLRAAPTLQPSELFLLRNDNEQRSFPAHRQYWETVLPVCTFTGDQLQAITLYPVSLGFGEPVHRRGRPRLASSPTAEAILTAFAQLSEPFGVSLSIGDGYATVDLGHR, encoded by the coding sequence GTGGAGAAGGTCACGACGATTGCATGCACGGGCGACAGCATGATCACGCGGCGGGTGGCAACAATGAGCGATCCAGCCACGCAAGCGCTTTGGGCGATCCTGCGGAGTGCCGACGTAGCATTTACTAACCTCGAGGTGCTGCCCAACGATTTCTGCGGCACGCCAGTCAAAGACTGCGGCGGAACCCATCTTGCAGCGCGCAGCTGGGTCCTCGATGAACTCGTGGCGCTTGGCTTTCGCCTCTTTGCCTGCACCAACAACCATAGCCTTGATTACGGTATCGCTGGGTTGGAAACAACGATTGACGCATTGGAGAACCGTGGGCTCGTCTACGCTGGTATTGGGCGCTCACTCGCCCAAGCGCGAGCACCAGCATACCTCGATTACGGCCATGGCAGCATCGCGTTACTCAGCTGCTCGTCGACGTTCGCCTCGGGACAAGAAGCAAGTGACCCTCGGCCAGACGCGCCTGGTAGGCCTGGACTTAACCCCTTGCGCTTTGAAACCGTCTATGAGGTGACAGCTGAGCAATTCGCTGCCCTGCGAGCGATCGCCGAGCAGACCGGCCTGGAACAGAAGCGGTTAGAGCGGATTGCCCTTGGCTTCTTGCATCCGCCGGAGGACCCGGATCTCTTCCCGTTCCTGAGCGGGCATTTTCGTGTTGGTGAACGGCCAGCTGTCCGGACACATCCACACGCCGGCGACCAAGCAGCAATACTTGCGCGCATCCGTGATGCCAAGCGACGCGCGGACCTTGTGCTACTGAGCGTACACGCCCACGAAGCGGGCGAGCACGAGACAGAGCCCGCTGAATTCCTCATCCACTTCTGCCGGGCCGCTATCGATGCGGGAGCCGACCTCGTTGTCGGTCACGGGCCACATCGGCTACGTGGCATGGAACTGTACCAAGGCAAACCGATCTTCTATAGCCTCGGGAACTTCATCGCACAGAACGAACTCGTCGAATTTCTTCCAAGTGACGGCTACGAGCGTCTCCGTGCCGCGCCGACGCTCCAGCCAAGTGAGCTCTTTCTCTTGCGCAACGACAACGAACAGCGGAGCTTCCCAGCGCATCGGCAGTACTGGGAGACGGTCTTGCCGGTGTGCACGTTTACCGGCGACCAACTGCAGGCAATCACTCTCTACCCCGTCTCCTTGGGCTTCGGTGAGCCAGTCCACCGGCGCGGGCGCCCACGCCTGGCCAGCAGTCCAACTGCGGAGGCAATCCTCACAGCATTCGCTCAGCTGTCTGAACCGTTTGGCGTCTCATTGAGCATAGGTGACGGTTACGCAACCGTTGACCTTGGCCATCGGTGA
- the glpK gene encoding glycerol kinase GlpK, giving the protein MPGPYVMAVDQGTTSTRAMIFDRESNVIGMDQREHQQIYPQPGWVEHNPLEIWERTQDVIRNALAKAHLSGKDIAAIGITNQRETTIVWNKRTGKPYYNAIVWQDTRTDQICAQLERQGLAQLYRERTGLPISTYFSGPKLQWILKNVEGVRADAERGEALFGNIDTWEIWWLTGGPDGGIHVTDVTNASRTMLMNLKTLDWDDELLRIHNIPRQMLPQIRPSSDPSLYGTTKTHGPLGAEVPVCGDLGDQQAALVGQAGLDPGMAKNTYGTGSFLLLNTGTDIVPSKSGLITTAAYKFGDQACVYALEGSIAITGALVQWLRDNLGLIKTSPEVEDLARTVEDNGGIYFVPYFSGAFAPYWRTDARGLIIGLTRYITKGHLARAVLEATAYQTRDVLEAMEADSGIKLAELRVDGGMVYNELLMQFQADILGVPTVRPVISETTSLGAAYAAGLATGVWSSPSEVRQYWKEDRRWQPQMDDATRQRLYAGWKKAVERSFGWVEL; this is encoded by the coding sequence ATGCCAGGCCCATACGTGATGGCCGTTGACCAAGGCACAACCAGCACCCGTGCGATGATCTTCGACCGCGAAAGCAATGTCATCGGCATGGATCAGCGTGAGCACCAACAGATTTATCCGCAGCCTGGTTGGGTGGAACACAACCCGCTTGAGATTTGGGAGCGCACGCAGGACGTGATTCGCAACGCGCTAGCCAAAGCCCACTTGAGCGGGAAAGATATTGCGGCAATTGGCATTACCAACCAGCGCGAGACAACGATCGTCTGGAACAAGCGGACAGGCAAGCCCTACTACAATGCGATTGTGTGGCAAGACACTCGCACGGACCAGATTTGCGCTCAGCTTGAGCGGCAAGGTTTGGCCCAGCTCTACCGTGAACGTACCGGCTTGCCGATCAGCACCTATTTCTCCGGGCCAAAGCTGCAGTGGATTCTTAAGAACGTTGAAGGAGTCCGTGCAGACGCTGAGCGCGGCGAAGCGCTCTTCGGCAACATCGATACCTGGGAGATTTGGTGGCTGACTGGCGGTCCAGACGGCGGCATTCACGTCACCGACGTGACGAACGCCAGTCGCACGATGCTTATGAACCTCAAAACCCTCGACTGGGATGATGAACTGTTGCGTATCCACAACATCCCGCGCCAAATGCTGCCACAGATTCGCCCCTCTTCTGATCCATCGCTCTACGGGACAACCAAGACGCATGGGCCGTTGGGCGCGGAGGTGCCAGTTTGCGGGGATTTGGGCGATCAGCAAGCGGCGCTCGTCGGGCAAGCCGGCCTTGATCCGGGGATGGCAAAGAACACGTACGGCACCGGGTCATTCCTCCTGCTTAACACCGGAACTGACATCGTACCCTCCAAGAGCGGATTGATCACGACCGCCGCATACAAGTTTGGCGACCAGGCCTGTGTCTACGCCCTTGAGGGTTCAATCGCCATCACTGGCGCACTGGTCCAGTGGCTGCGCGATAACCTTGGCCTGATCAAGACGTCGCCGGAAGTTGAAGACCTCGCCCGAACGGTCGAGGATAACGGTGGCATCTACTTCGTGCCCTACTTCTCGGGCGCGTTTGCCCCCTATTGGCGCACCGACGCGCGTGGGCTGATCATCGGCCTGACGCGGTACATCACGAAGGGCCATCTCGCCCGGGCAGTACTGGAAGCAACTGCCTATCAGACGCGAGACGTGCTGGAAGCGATGGAAGCAGATTCTGGCATTAAGCTGGCTGAGTTGCGCGTCGATGGCGGCATGGTCTACAACGAGCTGCTAATGCAGTTCCAGGCTGACATTCTTGGTGTGCCAACTGTGCGACCAGTGATTAGTGAGACGACCTCACTCGGTGCCGCATACGCCGCTGGCCTTGCCACGGGCGTATGGTCGTCGCCAAGCGAAGTGCGCCAGTATTGGAAGGAAGACCGACGCTGGCAGCCACAGATGGACGACGCCACCCGCCAGCGGCTCTATGCTGGGTGGAAGAAGGCCGTGGAGCGCAGCTTCGGTTGGGTTGAGCTGTAG
- the dhaK gene encoding dihydroxyacetone kinase subunit DhaK: protein MKKLINDPQRVVPEALEGMAKAHPDLIKVHFDPNYVYRADAPRSGKVAVISGGGSGHEPMHVGFVGYGMLDAACPGAVFTSPTPDQMYEAAKAVDGGAGILLIVKNYSGDVMNFDMAADLLRGEGIPVESVLIADDVAVESSLYSQGRRGTGTTVLAEKILGAAAEQGYDLQRLAALGRRVAENGRSMGMALTSCTVPHVGKPTFELGEQEMEIGIGIHGEPGRYREPLAPADQIVERLMEPILSDLPFQAGDRVICMVNSMGGTPLSELYIVYRKVAEMCEQHGIQIARNLIGPYITSLEMAGCSITLLRADDEMLALWDAPVKTPALRWGM from the coding sequence ATGAAGAAACTGATCAACGATCCGCAACGGGTCGTTCCCGAAGCACTTGAGGGAATGGCCAAGGCACATCCTGACCTGATTAAAGTCCATTTCGACCCGAACTACGTCTACCGCGCTGATGCACCGCGATCCGGCAAGGTCGCCGTGATCTCGGGCGGCGGCAGTGGGCACGAGCCGATGCACGTTGGCTTCGTCGGGTATGGCATGTTGGATGCCGCTTGCCCAGGTGCGGTCTTCACCTCTCCAACACCAGACCAGATGTATGAGGCGGCCAAAGCGGTCGACGGCGGTGCCGGCATCTTGCTCATCGTCAAAAACTACTCCGGCGACGTCATGAACTTTGATATGGCGGCTGATCTGCTCCGTGGCGAGGGAATTCCCGTTGAAAGCGTGCTCATCGCCGACGACGTGGCCGTTGAAAGTAGCCTCTACTCGCAAGGACGACGTGGTACCGGTACAACAGTGCTCGCTGAAAAGATTCTCGGCGCAGCCGCTGAGCAAGGTTACGACCTTCAGCGGCTAGCAGCGCTTGGCCGCCGTGTCGCAGAAAACGGTCGGTCAATGGGCATGGCCCTCACCTCGTGTACCGTCCCACATGTGGGCAAGCCGACATTTGAGCTGGGCGAGCAAGAGATGGAGATCGGGATCGGCATCCATGGCGAGCCAGGGCGTTACCGTGAGCCGCTCGCACCAGCTGACCAGATCGTCGAACGGCTCATGGAGCCAATCCTCAGCGATCTGCCATTCCAGGCCGGGGATCGCGTGATCTGCATGGTCAACTCGATGGGTGGAACACCGCTCAGCGAACTCTACATTGTGTATCGGAAAGTCGCGGAGATGTGCGAGCAACACGGCATTCAGATCGCCCGCAACCTTATCGGCCCGTACATCACCTCGCTTGAGATGGCCGGGTGCTCAATTACGCTCCTGCGTGCGGACGATGAAATGCTCGCCCTCTGGGACGCACCCGTCAAAACACCAGCATTGCGCTGGGGCATGTAA
- the dhaM gene encoding dihydroxyacetone kinase phosphoryl donor subunit DhaM, which translates to MVALVIVSHSAKLAEGVRELAAQMAPAVPIFTAGGLDEQTLGTNAERIYQAIEAALAQAEAVLVLVDLGSAVLSTQFALDQLPADARARVRLSSAPLVEGAVVAAVEAAIGKSLDDVAEAAEAAASLPKLP; encoded by the coding sequence GTGGTTGCCTTGGTCATTGTCAGTCACAGTGCAAAACTAGCGGAGGGGGTACGGGAGCTGGCAGCGCAGATGGCACCCGCCGTGCCGATCTTCACCGCCGGCGGCCTTGACGAGCAAACGCTTGGCACGAATGCCGAGCGAATTTATCAAGCGATTGAAGCAGCATTGGCGCAGGCTGAAGCAGTCCTCGTGCTCGTTGACCTTGGCAGTGCCGTACTGAGCACGCAGTTTGCGCTTGACCAACTGCCAGCCGATGCTCGAGCTCGCGTTCGGCTGAGTTCAGCGCCACTCGTTGAAGGTGCGGTAGTCGCAGCTGTTGAGGCCGCAATTGGCAAGTCCTTGGACGACGTCGCCGAAGCGGCCGAAGCAGCCGCCAGTTTGCCAAAACTTCCATGA
- a CDS encoding HPr family phosphocarrier protein produces MPSVVLQLRNKAGLHARPAAQFVQTAARFQSQITVRSLTRQSAPVNAKAILSVLTLGAEQGHEIEVTAEGTDAAEALEALRHLIEDVLPQEDAE; encoded by the coding sequence ATGCCAAGCGTTGTGCTGCAGCTGCGCAATAAAGCTGGGCTGCATGCTCGTCCTGCTGCACAGTTCGTTCAGACTGCAGCGCGTTTTCAGTCACAGATTACTGTGCGCTCACTGACACGTCAGAGCGCTCCGGTCAATGCGAAAGCGATCCTCTCGGTCCTCACGCTCGGAGCGGAACAAGGACACGAAATCGAAGTCACGGCCGAGGGAACTGATGCGGCTGAGGCCCTCGAGGCATTACGTCACCTCATCGAAGATGTGCTGCCGCAGGAGGATGCGGAATGA
- a CDS encoding NAD(P)/FAD-dependent oxidoreductase translates to MQTTQIAIVGGGPAGLAAALAAVEAGATVTLIDEQPTLGGHWRWLRTPLMGITPELDGRSGVEAAELLTARLRALDLQVLTETVAWGLFDERTLALAGPQGSFLLQAERLILATGAIDRRVPFPGWTLPGVMTAREALRVRETEPALLGEYVVVIGAGDDADHAVVALEGSVRTVTRLPGWADVAVEGRHRVEQVRYQGHTLPADTVVVALGRLPDATLAQQAGAQLAFDEQLGWWRVHRDESLQTTLPGVFVAGEAGGAQTDAEAWQEGRLAGLVVADAHDLAVLQAEGALRRSVHQQAVDPLSPSWAASLADDLVICRCEMVTAGAIRAAIRDGARSLNDIKRRTRAGMGECQGAWCSPAIACVLAAALGSPRSALVPLTARPPARPIPLATLAALEGVDAHESS, encoded by the coding sequence ATGCAGACGACACAGATCGCGATTGTTGGAGGTGGCCCAGCCGGTCTTGCTGCGGCGCTCGCGGCGGTGGAGGCTGGGGCAACAGTGACGCTGATTGATGAGCAGCCCACGCTTGGCGGCCACTGGCGTTGGCTGCGGACACCTCTTATGGGCATCACCCCTGAGCTTGATGGACGCTCCGGCGTTGAGGCTGCCGAGTTGCTGACTGCGCGTCTTCGCGCACTCGATCTTCAGGTGCTGACTGAGACAGTCGCCTGGGGGCTTTTTGATGAGCGGACGCTTGCGCTTGCTGGCCCGCAAGGATCTTTCCTGCTCCAGGCCGAGCGGCTGATCTTGGCCACCGGAGCAATCGATCGCCGTGTGCCGTTTCCCGGCTGGACGTTGCCCGGTGTGATGACTGCCCGTGAAGCACTCCGGGTACGTGAGACTGAGCCGGCTCTGCTTGGCGAGTATGTCGTTGTGATCGGCGCAGGCGATGATGCCGACCATGCTGTTGTGGCGCTCGAAGGATCAGTACGCACCGTAACACGCCTGCCGGGATGGGCCGATGTTGCAGTTGAAGGGCGGCATCGTGTCGAGCAGGTGCGATATCAAGGGCACACACTACCAGCCGACACCGTTGTGGTCGCACTTGGGCGGCTGCCCGACGCTACGCTTGCGCAGCAAGCAGGTGCGCAGCTAGCGTTCGATGAGCAACTCGGTTGGTGGCGAGTGCACCGTGACGAGTCCTTGCAAACAACATTGCCGGGTGTATTCGTCGCTGGAGAAGCAGGTGGTGCGCAGACGGACGCAGAGGCCTGGCAGGAGGGCCGGCTTGCTGGGCTTGTCGTGGCTGATGCCCATGACCTTGCCGTGCTCCAAGCTGAAGGGGCGCTGCGGCGTTCGGTGCACCAGCAAGCAGTTGATCCGCTCTCGCCATCGTGGGCCGCTTCGCTCGCCGATGACCTCGTGATCTGTCGATGCGAGATGGTTACCGCTGGCGCGATACGGGCTGCCATCCGTGATGGTGCTCGTTCGCTTAACGACATCAAACGACGCACACGAGCTGGCATGGGCGAATGCCAAGGTGCATGGTGTAGCCCGGCGATTGCTTGTGTCCTCGCTGCTGCGCTTGGTTCCCCACGTTCAGCTCTTGTTCCACTGACTGCTCGGCCACCTGCTCGCCCGATTCCGCTTGCGACCTTAGCTGCGCTTGAGGGAGTGGATGCCCATGAGTCGAGCTGA
- a CDS encoding SDR family oxidoreductase has product MDLGLRGKVALVAAASQGLGKAVALGFAREGANLAICSRKQDAIDAVATEARQHGVEVFATACDLRNAEDITRFVQAAVDHFGGLDILVTNAGGPPAGGFTDFDDAGWQAGYELTLLSAIRLTRAALPALRQRGKGCIIMLTSSSVKQPIPNLILSNVFRAGVTALAKSLAEELAPDNIRVNTVMPGRIATQRLIELDQANAAKLGVDPETVRQRSLAQIPLGRYGEPEEFANAVVFLASERASYITGAALQVDGGMIRTLW; this is encoded by the coding sequence ATGGATCTGGGACTGCGCGGCAAAGTCGCCCTGGTTGCGGCAGCGAGCCAGGGACTTGGCAAGGCCGTCGCCCTCGGTTTTGCCCGCGAAGGGGCGAACTTGGCGATCTGCAGCCGTAAACAGGACGCCATTGACGCTGTTGCAACCGAGGCCCGCCAGCACGGAGTCGAAGTGTTTGCAACTGCCTGCGACTTGCGCAATGCTGAGGACATCACGCGATTCGTTCAGGCGGCAGTAGACCACTTTGGTGGGCTCGACATCCTTGTCACCAACGCCGGTGGTCCACCAGCCGGCGGCTTCACCGACTTCGATGACGCAGGCTGGCAAGCGGGCTACGAACTCACACTCTTGAGCGCCATCCGCCTCACGCGCGCCGCCCTCCCTGCCCTGCGCCAGCGCGGCAAAGGCTGTATTATTATGTTAACTTCATCGTCAGTAAAGCAGCCGATTCCGAACTTGATCCTCTCAAACGTCTTCCGGGCCGGTGTCACCGCCCTCGCTAAATCGCTCGCAGAGGAACTTGCGCCAGACAATATCCGAGTCAATACCGTTATGCCAGGCCGCATCGCGACCCAGCGGCTGATCGAACTTGATCAGGCAAACGCAGCCAAGCTTGGTGTCGATCCGGAAACGGTTCGCCAGCGATCGCTCGCACAAATTCCGCTGGGCCGTTACGGAGAGCCGGAGGAGTTCGCGAACGCGGTGGTATTCCTCGCCTCGGAGCGCGCGAGCTATATCACAGGGGCTGCACTGCAGGTCGACGGCGGCATGATTCGGACACTCTGGTAA
- a CDS encoding type I phosphomannose isomerase catalytic subunit encodes MSRAEPAWYPLVLEPHYDERPWGDQRLATILGKPCPTDRPIGESWETGPTARVLNGPLAGVSLHELVQRDPRGLLGECGQRVSGSFADFPLLAKFIDANQTLSVQVHPNDEQAQPLHARGKTEAWHILAAEPGSFLITGLTRFVATDELRAALTAEQLDPLLERVVVRPGETVFVPAGTIHAIGAGILLYEIQEASDVTFRLYDWGRRDAQGRTRPLHVEEALAVLQPRRHARRVRPLALDPIRTVLAACRYFVLERWHVRGLFQFVADPMQSFSIMSCIDGAVSIRTGTIVTALQKGQTAVIPAALPHLLLEGDAALLVSRIPDLWRDVVVPLRSVGYDDGLIAQLAGETDDLRALLPGAGGDDGAG; translated from the coding sequence ATGAGTCGAGCTGAGCCTGCTTGGTATCCCTTGGTGCTTGAGCCTCACTACGATGAGCGGCCGTGGGGTGACCAGCGGCTCGCGACCATTCTCGGGAAGCCCTGTCCGACCGATCGCCCCATTGGTGAGTCTTGGGAGACTGGCCCTACAGCTCGCGTGCTCAATGGCCCACTTGCTGGCGTCTCCCTTCATGAGCTTGTTCAGCGTGATCCGCGCGGCCTGCTCGGCGAGTGCGGTCAGCGTGTCAGCGGCTCCTTTGCTGATTTTCCCTTGCTGGCAAAATTCATCGATGCCAACCAAACACTCTCCGTGCAAGTCCATCCCAATGATGAGCAGGCACAACCGTTGCATGCGCGGGGCAAGACTGAGGCATGGCACATTCTGGCTGCTGAACCAGGGAGCTTCCTCATTACCGGGTTGACGCGCTTCGTTGCTACCGACGAACTCCGCGCCGCCTTGACAGCAGAGCAACTCGATCCGCTGCTTGAGCGGGTTGTCGTACGCCCTGGAGAAACGGTGTTCGTCCCAGCTGGCACCATCCATGCGATCGGCGCTGGCATCCTGCTCTATGAAATCCAGGAGGCCAGTGATGTTACCTTCCGACTCTATGACTGGGGCCGTCGCGATGCCCAGGGACGCACTCGCCCGCTTCACGTAGAGGAAGCGTTAGCCGTGCTACAACCACGACGGCATGCTCGCCGTGTGCGCCCCCTTGCACTTGATCCTATTCGAACCGTGCTCGCTGCCTGTCGCTACTTCGTTCTGGAGCGCTGGCATGTGAGAGGCCTGTTTCAGTTTGTTGCAGACCCGATGCAGTCTTTCAGCATCATGAGTTGCATCGATGGCGCCGTCTCTATCCGTACTGGCACCATCGTGACAGCGCTTCAAAAAGGCCAGACCGCAGTCATTCCAGCTGCCCTACCACATTTGCTGCTCGAAGGCGATGCGGCGCTCCTTGTCAGCCGAATTCCTGATCTGTGGCGTGATGTCGTCGTTCCTCTCCGCAGCGTTGGCTATGACGACGGGCTGATCGCTCAGCTAGCTGGTGAGACGGATGACTTGCGTGCACTCTTGCCGGGCGCGGGTGGAGATGATGGCGCAGGATGA
- a CDS encoding deoxyuridine 5'-triphosphate nucleotidohydrolase produces the protein MSSVLSREELRALLATDPPLVAGLLDPESQLQPNGIDLTVASIGRFTSPGTLPIDNAGRQLAATTPIEPSWDGRWRLEPGSYLIRFTETVNLPTDCMAYARPRSSLLRCGVAVHTAVWDAGYSGQGVALLVVYNPAGFILEPGARIVQLVFHRLSRPTEGYRGMYQGERGGK, from the coding sequence ATGTCAAGCGTGCTGAGCCGGGAAGAGCTTCGTGCTTTACTGGCGACCGATCCACCCCTCGTTGCCGGACTGCTCGATCCTGAATCCCAGCTCCAGCCAAACGGGATTGATCTGACCGTTGCATCAATTGGGCGCTTTACCTCACCCGGGACGCTGCCAATCGACAACGCAGGACGACAACTCGCTGCCACAACACCGATTGAGCCCAGCTGGGATGGTCGGTGGCGGCTGGAGCCGGGATCGTACCTCATACGCTTTACAGAGACGGTCAATCTGCCAACGGATTGCATGGCCTATGCCCGACCGCGATCCAGTCTACTCCGCTGTGGTGTCGCAGTGCATACGGCCGTGTGGGACGCTGGCTACTCAGGGCAAGGCGTGGCTCTGCTGGTTGTCTATAATCCAGCAGGCTTTATCCTCGAGCCCGGGGCGCGAATTGTCCAGCTCGTCTTTCATCGCCTGAGCCGTCCGACTGAAGGCTACCGGGGGATGTACCAAGGCGAGCGAGGCGGCAAGTGA
- the ptsP gene encoding phosphoenolpyruvate--protein phosphotransferase produces MSQRLSGIPLSPGIAIGPAWWLETPVATTGHSDIPRNPETERARLEAAREQAKRELAAILADQQHALPPESLAILEAQQLMLDDPDLLQHVTAAIHAGQSASDAWRSATDAIAAQLSALPDPYFQARAADVRDIQQRVLRCLGGVAEEAVYPTTPHVLLADDLVPSQTVTLPLDRILGIALVGGGPTSHATILARARGLPAVAGLGRALHMIAPETLVILDGDRGEIIVNPDEATLVEARAQQAAWHAAQKAAAATAAEPGQLADGTRIEIAANIGSAADARAAVQAGAEGVGLLRTEFLYLDRVTPPSTEEQFAIYQEIFTLLEGRPVVVRTFDIGGDKPAPYLSLPPEANPFLGVRAIRLARQQPALLDTQLDALLRTGYPTLRIMFPMVATIAEIHWLRERVDAAIARLTSQGLTPPPGLQIGMMVEIPAAALLAEHFAAVVDFFSIGTNDLAQYTLAADRTNPAVAALADALHPAVLRLIQHVVSAAHPAGRWVGVCGELAGDPVAAPILVGLGIDELSMAPAAIPAVKAVLRQWTRDAAEHLAQEALRQESAEAVRQLVQAMMPHR; encoded by the coding sequence ATGAGCCAGCGACTCAGCGGCATCCCACTCTCACCCGGTATTGCCATCGGCCCAGCCTGGTGGCTAGAAACGCCAGTCGCCACGACTGGGCACTCGGATATTCCACGCAATCCGGAAACTGAGCGGGCACGGCTGGAGGCAGCTCGCGAACAGGCAAAGCGAGAACTTGCTGCCATCTTGGCCGACCAGCAACACGCGTTGCCGCCAGAATCACTCGCCATCCTCGAAGCACAACAGCTGATGCTCGATGACCCGGACCTGCTTCAGCATGTCACTGCCGCGATCCACGCTGGACAGAGCGCCAGCGACGCATGGCGCAGCGCAACTGATGCAATTGCTGCTCAGCTTAGCGCGCTGCCTGATCCCTACTTTCAAGCTCGCGCTGCGGACGTACGGGATATCCAGCAGCGGGTTTTGCGCTGCTTGGGCGGTGTCGCTGAGGAGGCGGTGTACCCAACGACACCACATGTGCTCCTCGCCGACGATCTCGTCCCGTCACAAACAGTGACGCTGCCACTCGACCGCATCCTTGGCATCGCCCTTGTTGGCGGCGGTCCAACCTCACATGCGACCATCTTGGCTCGCGCACGCGGGCTCCCAGCAGTTGCCGGCCTTGGGAGAGCACTGCATATGATCGCTCCCGAGACACTGGTGATCCTCGATGGCGATCGCGGAGAGATCATTGTCAATCCAGACGAGGCAACACTTGTCGAAGCTCGCGCGCAGCAGGCAGCGTGGCACGCTGCGCAGAAAGCTGCGGCAGCTACTGCCGCGGAGCCCGGTCAGCTCGCTGACGGGACACGGATCGAGATCGCGGCAAACATTGGCAGCGCCGCAGACGCAAGAGCCGCGGTACAGGCCGGGGCTGAGGGCGTCGGCTTGCTACGAACCGAATTCCTCTATCTCGACCGCGTGACTCCACCGAGCACCGAGGAGCAATTCGCAATCTACCAGGAGATCTTCACCCTCCTCGAGGGCCGTCCGGTCGTCGTGCGTACCTTCGATATTGGTGGCGACAAGCCTGCCCCCTACCTCTCACTGCCACCTGAGGCCAACCCATTCCTCGGCGTACGCGCTATTCGCTTAGCGCGCCAGCAACCAGCCTTGCTCGACACCCAACTCGACGCGCTCCTGCGCACTGGCTACCCGACACTACGAATCATGTTCCCTATGGTCGCGACCATTGCCGAGATCCATTGGCTGCGCGAGCGCGTCGATGCGGCAATTGCGCGACTCACCAGTCAAGGGCTCACGCCTCCGCCAGGGCTACAGATCGGGATGATGGTCGAAATTCCAGCAGCTGCACTGCTTGCCGAACATTTTGCCGCCGTTGTCGATTTCTTCAGCATTGGCACAAACGACTTAGCGCAATACACACTCGCAGCTGACCGCACGAATCCAGCCGTTGCGGCCTTGGCTGATGCGCTGCATCCCGCTGTCCTACGGCTAATACAGCACGTCGTCTCGGCTGCCCATCCAGCAGGGCGGTGGGTAGGGGTGTGCGGCGAGCTTGCCGGGGATCCAGTTGCCGCTCCCATCCTCGTCGGCCTTGGCATTGACGAACTAAGCATGGCGCCAGCAGCCATCCCAGCAGTGAAGGCGGTCTTGCGCCAGTGGACACGGGACGCAGCGGAGCACCTTGCACAGGAAGCACTCCGGCAGGAAAGCGCTGAAGCAGTGCGCCAACTTGTCCAGGCGATGATGCCGCACCGCTAG